In Synechococcus sp. PCC 6312, one genomic interval encodes:
- a CDS encoding 2OG-Fe(II) oxygenase family protein: MSGLVRIDYQAPTAAVEFTASLHDIGFAVLESPPIPAGLVEQVYADWQTFFSSDEKFNYTFDPQRQRGYFPFQMERAKNQAHPDLKEFFHLYAREDLPPGLGGATWVLFQTLIRIGADLLTWLEAHCPPEIQARFQPSLVKMTQDSPETLLRILHYPPLPKTVPGGVVRAAAHEDVNLITLLPAATQAGLEVQDRHGAWYRVPAETGDLVVNVGDMLQLASQGYYCSTTHQVVNPEDTLAGESRFSLPLFIHPHPDVQLTPEITARAYLQQRLQEIGLL; encoded by the coding sequence ATGTCTGGCTTAGTGCGGATTGATTACCAGGCCCCCACTGCGGCGGTAGAGTTTACAGCCTCTCTCCATGACATTGGTTTTGCAGTCTTGGAGTCTCCGCCGATTCCCGCCGGCCTGGTTGAACAGGTGTATGCTGATTGGCAGACTTTTTTCAGTTCTGATGAGAAATTTAACTACACCTTTGATCCGCAACGCCAACGGGGGTATTTCCCATTTCAGATGGAACGGGCCAAAAACCAAGCTCATCCTGACCTGAAAGAATTTTTCCATCTCTACGCACGGGAGGACTTACCACCAGGCCTGGGAGGAGCAACTTGGGTCTTATTCCAAACCCTAATCCGTATCGGTGCAGACTTATTAACCTGGCTAGAGGCCCATTGTCCCCCAGAGATCCAGGCCCGGTTTCAGCCATCCCTCGTCAAGATGACCCAAGACAGTCCCGAAACTCTTTTGCGAATTTTGCACTATCCCCCCCTACCCAAAACAGTCCCTGGAGGAGTTGTCCGCGCCGCGGCCCATGAAGATGTAAATTTGATTACCCTCTTACCAGCCGCAACTCAGGCAGGCCTGGAAGTTCAAGATCGTCACGGGGCCTGGTATCGAGTGCCAGCAGAAACTGGGGATTTGGTCGTCAATGTCGGGGATATGTTGCAGTTGGCCAGCCAGGGCTATTATTGCTCCACGACCCACCAAGTCGTAAACCCAGAAGATACCCTTGCAGGAGAGTCCCGCTTTTCTCTACCCCTATTTATTCATCCCCACCCCGATGTCCAACTAACTCCAGAGATCACGGCGCGAGCCTACCTACAACAACGCTTGCAAGAAATTGGCTTACTTTAA
- a CDS encoding LCP family protein, whose product MFIRFRRSPNHSSTNPVKVSLAAVPNEFHRFWWLAGWLGVGLISATLGGLVAVISHSTPLQQKALSPTEAAVFSQAPGNTLQLDRPLTLMVIGTSVLTADVDAPPPSGLTYHANVNSLEGLSDTLLLLRFDPQEQRLVMLSIPRDTLTSISGRGDAKINEANALGGPALTAATVSQLLGGVQIDRYLRINVQGVTKLVDALGGVTFYVSKDMKYRDDSQRLNIDLKAGKQHLDGQKTHDLLRFRYDELGDIGRIQRQQAVIRAAVEQSLKPETLSRIPQILNVVQENLDTNLSLQEIGQLAGFISNLPRSQMQMLMLPGYFSNNGQDSNTPSYWLPRYGAIQALVNSHFRDHQDETLTETQPSRIRIAIQPSGSLANQGSSPEPASTHPTLSQTIKKLGEAGYSNVYFGQAWDEPLATTRIIAQQGNLATAQAIRIALGFGEVRVESTGVLDSDITIQLGADAQSHPSPNYP is encoded by the coding sequence TTGTTTATCCGTTTCCGTCGTTCACCCAATCACTCTTCTACCAACCCTGTAAAAGTATCTCTTGCAGCAGTACCCAATGAGTTTCATCGGTTTTGGTGGTTAGCGGGTTGGTTGGGAGTTGGCTTAATATCAGCTACGTTGGGGGGCCTGGTAGCCGTTATTTCCCACAGCACACCCTTACAGCAAAAAGCCCTTAGTCCCACAGAAGCTGCGGTTTTCTCCCAGGCCCCTGGGAATACGTTGCAACTGGATCGTCCCCTAACTTTGATGGTGATCGGCACCAGTGTCTTAACTGCCGATGTAGATGCCCCGCCCCCCTCTGGCCTAACCTACCATGCCAATGTCAACTCCCTTGAGGGACTATCCGACACTCTCCTCCTCCTTAGATTTGATCCCCAAGAACAGCGATTGGTGATGCTCTCCATTCCCCGTGATACCCTGACATCTATTTCCGGTCGGGGCGATGCCAAAATCAATGAAGCCAATGCTTTGGGTGGCCCAGCCCTGACAGCGGCAACGGTGAGTCAACTGTTGGGTGGGGTGCAGATTGATCGCTACCTGAGAATTAATGTCCAAGGCGTAACCAAGCTGGTGGATGCCCTCGGTGGAGTGACATTTTATGTTTCCAAAGACATGAAATATCGAGATGACAGCCAACGCCTAAATATTGACCTGAAAGCTGGGAAGCAACATCTGGATGGTCAAAAAACCCATGATCTACTCCGATTTCGCTATGACGAGTTGGGGGATATTGGCCGGATTCAACGCCAACAAGCTGTAATTCGGGCCGCAGTTGAACAATCCCTGAAGCCAGAAACCCTGTCCCGGATTCCCCAAATTCTCAATGTTGTCCAGGAAAATCTCGATACCAATCTCAGTCTTCAGGAAATTGGCCAACTGGCAGGATTCATCAGCAACCTTCCCCGCTCCCAAATGCAAATGCTGATGCTCCCAGGTTACTTCAGCAACAATGGCCAAGACTCCAATACCCCCAGCTATTGGCTACCTCGCTATGGGGCAATTCAAGCCCTGGTCAATAGTCATTTCCGAGATCATCAGGATGAAACTCTGACAGAAACTCAACCCAGCCGGATCAGGATTGCCATTCAACCCTCTGGCTCCCTTGCAAATCAAGGCTCTTCCCCAGAGCCAGCATCTACCCATCCGACCCTCTCACAAACGATCAAAAAACTAGGGGAGGCTGGATATAGCAATGTCTATTTCGGCCAGGCCTGGGACGAACCCTTAGCCACAACCCGGATTATTGCCCAACAGGGAAATTTAGCTACAGCCCAGGCCATTCGGATTGCCCTTGGATTTGGGGAAGTGCGAGTTGAAAGTACGGGGGTTTTAGATTCTGATATCACCATTCAATTAGGCGCTGATGCCCAATCGCACCCTTCCCCGAACTATCCCTAA
- a CDS encoding primary-amine oxidase, with the protein MTATACHSPNAMTLEFSHPLDPLSLSEVAAAVAIVKSEKHLGRHYRFSTVTLHEPDKAVVYGFKPGDGILRQAKIVLLDNDTGKTYEAVVNLNLGTVGAWTEIPGATPRIMTDEVVEAEQAIKAHPDFQAAVKRRGISNLNLVMIDPWVPGYFDIPEEKGIRLARAIVWLRMSPHDNAYAHPIEGLVPVIDLNKMQVIKIEDYGVVPVPPTDGNYAAEFIKNPRTDIKPLQIVQPNGPSFEVLGQLIKWQKWQIRVGFTPREGLVLYTVGYEDQGRVRPIMYRASMAEMVVPYGDPRPQHVRKNAFDVGEIGLGSLANSLKLGCDCLGEIYYFDAVVNDSRGGAVLIENAICLHEEDYGILWKHVDWRLEATEVRRSRRLVLSFIASIDNYEYGFFWYFYQDGTIQYEVKLTGILLCAAVGNTPDYGTLVAPELNALNHQHFFCMRLDMSIDGEENSVFETHSEAVPPGPDNPQMNAFIAKKTLLKTEQEAQQLVDPFIARSWLITNPNLKNYLGQPVAYKLIPSETCLPFANDQAWVMKRAGFLNTHFWATPYHPDENFPAGDHPNQHPGGEGLQKWTQANRPIENTDVVVWYNFGHHHIPRPEDWPIMPTAYIGFHLKPFGFFDRNPALDVPPNSAINPSSTPTGHCH; encoded by the coding sequence ATGACTGCTACGGCCTGCCATTCTCCAAACGCCATGACCTTGGAATTTTCCCACCCCCTTGATCCCCTCTCCCTGTCAGAAGTAGCGGCAGCGGTGGCTATTGTTAAGTCAGAGAAACACTTAGGGCGGCATTATCGCTTTTCCACCGTCACCCTCCACGAACCAGACAAAGCGGTGGTTTACGGCTTCAAGCCCGGAGATGGGATTCTGCGCCAGGCCAAGATTGTCCTCTTAGATAATGACACTGGCAAAACCTATGAAGCCGTAGTGAATTTGAATCTGGGAACGGTCGGGGCCTGGACGGAAATTCCTGGAGCTACACCCCGGATCATGACCGATGAAGTGGTGGAAGCCGAGCAAGCGATTAAAGCCCATCCCGATTTCCAGGCCGCGGTGAAACGGCGGGGAATTAGCAACCTGAATTTAGTCATGATCGATCCCTGGGTGCCTGGCTATTTCGATATTCCCGAAGAGAAAGGAATTCGGTTAGCGCGGGCTATCGTTTGGCTGCGGATGAGTCCCCACGATAATGCCTATGCTCACCCCATTGAGGGCCTGGTTCCGGTGATTGATCTCAACAAAATGCAGGTGATCAAGATTGAAGATTACGGAGTGGTGCCAGTCCCGCCCACCGATGGCAATTATGCCGCCGAGTTTATTAAAAATCCTCGCACCGATATTAAACCCCTCCAGATTGTCCAACCTAATGGCCCCAGCTTTGAAGTTTTGGGACAGTTAATTAAATGGCAGAAGTGGCAAATACGAGTTGGCTTTACCCCGCGGGAGGGCCTCGTCCTCTACACAGTGGGCTATGAAGATCAAGGGCGCGTCCGGCCAATTATGTATCGAGCTTCAATGGCGGAAATGGTGGTTCCCTACGGTGATCCGCGCCCCCAACACGTTCGCAAAAATGCCTTTGATGTGGGTGAAATTGGCCTGGGTAGTTTAGCCAATTCCCTCAAACTCGGCTGTGATTGCTTGGGGGAAATCTACTACTTTGATGCAGTGGTCAATGACAGTCGGGGAGGCGCGGTGCTGATTGAAAACGCAATTTGCCTCCATGAAGAAGATTATGGCATTCTCTGGAAACACGTAGATTGGCGGTTAGAGGCTACAGAAGTGCGGCGGTCGCGGCGATTAGTCCTGTCGTTTATTGCTTCGATTGATAACTATGAGTATGGCTTTTTCTGGTATTTCTATCAGGATGGGACGATTCAGTATGAGGTGAAATTAACCGGAATCTTACTCTGTGCCGCAGTTGGAAATACACCGGATTATGGAACGCTAGTTGCACCCGAACTCAATGCCTTAAATCATCAACATTTCTTTTGTATGCGCTTGGATATGAGTATTGATGGTGAAGAAAATTCTGTCTTTGAGACCCACTCCGAAGCTGTTCCTCCAGGCCCCGATAATCCCCAAATGAATGCGTTTATCGCGAAGAAAACCTTACTGAAAACTGAACAGGAAGCCCAGCAGTTGGTGGATCCGTTTATTGCCCGCAGTTGGTTAATCACGAATCCTAACCTTAAGAACTATCTGGGACAGCCGGTGGCCTATAAACTCATTCCCAGTGAAACCTGTTTACCCTTTGCCAATGACCAGGCCTGGGTGATGAAACGGGCGGGATTTCTCAATACTCACTTTTGGGCAACACCCTATCATCCCGATGAAAATTTCCCGGCCGGTGATCATCCCAATCAACATCCCGGCGGTGAGGGCTTACAAAAATGGACACAGGCTAATCGCCCCATTGAAAACACTGATGTGGTGGTTTGGTACAACTTTGGCCATCATCACATTCCCCGCCCGGAAGATTGGCCGATTATGCCGACTGCCTATATTGGGTTTCATCTCAAACCCTTTGGCTTCTTTGACCGGAATCCTGCCCTTGATGTCCCCCCCAATTCCGCCATTAACCCTAGCTCTACTCCCACGGGCCATTGCCATTAA